The Ictalurus furcatus strain D&B chromosome 12, Billie_1.0, whole genome shotgun sequence nucleotide sequence ATGTGCAGAGAGAATAGACCAGGGGGCTCAGGACTCAACCTTGTGAGCTCAGAGTGATGGTGTTGGAGTTAAACTGGCCCACTTTCACTACCTGGGGTCTGCCTGTGAGGAAGTCCAGGAACCAGTCACAGAGGGGGCATTAAGTCCGAGGTCCCTGAGCTTGGAGGGCAACCTGTGTGGGTCTATGGTATTAAACGCTGATCTATAGTCTATAAACAGCAGCCTCACATAGTTCCCTTTGTTTCTGTTGGTGTGGGTGAGATGGCATCCTCAGTAGACCTAATGGGGTGGTAGGCAAACTGGAGTGGGTCGATAGTGTCAGGGATGGAGGAGCAGATGGTGTTTTTGATAAGGGGGGTctgatttgtatttgtattttatgttattaaaatttttcatttaatcattaaaagctttttttattataatattgaaAGTTGAGATCAAACCAGGGACtggtttagtttatttattaaataattgaattaatGGTTTGGTTCAAGGAGCTCATGCACTATTTAAGGGGCTGGACTTGAGTCATTTGTTGCTTGGCTTGTTAAGAGAGAAGACCTGATGGTAATCTTCTTGTGAATAAGCAGTAACTTTGTGCTATAATTGAGAGCATGTTGCTTTGATATATTTTGAGTTTGTTTGATTACATGTTGCAATAATTTAGTAGTGTTTTTGTTCTCCTtagtttttcctgttttttttttttttaacttttatttttattttgtgtagcaCTTTGGAGCAAATAAAACCCCATCAGGCATCAGAACCTTGTTGTCGGTGTCCGTTTTTACTCAGCTGCCTTTCAACAGTGAGTTACATGCATGTTCATGAGGTGCTTCACAGTAAAagtaaaacattattaaatttACTCAGAGGcaaaacattctccatcaaaagaaaaaaataaataaataactgacctGTTCTACCACCATACCAGCAAGGTCTCGAAAAATCTCATTAAGATCAGAGATGGACTGTACAATTTGCTGGATGTCTCGCTCCCTCTCTTCCACCATTACTGTGTTTTGCTCCACCAGAGCAAGCTGGTCATCTGTAAAACcctgagagagagcaagggtgtgtgtgtgacatggaAAACAAAGGACACAAGAGAAAAAAGCAATagttatacatttttacattcccGACCACCAAGGTTGTTTCCTTCTGTAACCTGTCGACTTTTTCCCATGTACTCATTTCCTAGATGATTACTAAGGGCAAAATTGTCAACTTGTGATCGTGACCATACGTGTGtagcatttaaaatattatgcCATGCTCatcctctttctccttctcgtCTTGCCTAGGAGCAAGACCAAGTGACTCAATAATTCTTGAAAAAAGATTTcattaaattgctgtggtaagatcatcgtcatcatcatcaaggaCAGCGCATTGACATGCCCCATGGGTGATGGTAACTTTAGTTTTGATTAATCAATATTTTCCACCTACTCAGAAATGGCCTGGCATTTGTGAACACAGAATAATTAATATCACACCTTAAGTTAATAAATTCTAACTTTGAATTGTTAAAATTTTTGTCAACCTTAATATCCTGTATTTTAAGAAACTAGAGCCAGGtgactccggtttcctcccccagtacaatgTGAAAGTTTTCACTCACAAAACATGAGCAGGGGCTTAAattaaagaagtgaaacaatgTGTTGTTTATCAAGCCTACTTTGCCATACAAGAATTAAATTAGTATCTCCACTAATGTTCAACACAGAGCACATGCATGAatagtttatataattttattttataatgagcTTAATTACAGCTAATAACCCGTTAGGTTTACTTACAGTTTCAACTTCAGTTTTGCCAGCATTCCTGACTTTGGTAACaggtaattaataataatttaacaaaattaaaaatagactaAATGACAGTATGTTAGCAACTAGCTGCTACAGCAGACTTGTAACCAGCTTCTGGTATTTTATTTCCGCTGTTATGACAAAGTGTACATGACATGTAGATCTTTTCTCACCTGAGAGCCACAGGCAATACTATGGTCAATCACCGATAGTTTGAAGGCATGTTGCACACAATCTCACATGCCTAGCTAAACCCCATGGAGAGTTGAGAATGAGAGCTCTTACTGCATTGGAATGCAGAGTAGATGAGTACACATGGGCTAAATGCAAGAGCTGTTAACCGCAAGTACAAGACCTTCGACAGATGCACTAAACACAAGCATGAAGCCCACTATGGCAAAAATAAAGCTTAATCTTCCACCTAACGCAGAGAATTTTATGACCCTTTATGTTATATATCAGCCCAACCAAGTGGCCAGATTcataaaagttatatatataacctTATACAAGAGCATACGAAATGACTACAATGGCAGAAGCAGAAACCATAGGGCTGAAATCAATGCCACCAGTAGAGAGACAAATGTCCTTGTCAGTAGTACAAGCAGAGACCCCTCTGTAATTAAAGCAATTGTGGTCAATAAAATAAGATCAGTGGCTGGGAAGCCACTGTCCACAGGGTATAGTTTCTCCCGTCAACCACCACTGAACACAGGAATCTGTGCCACAGAGGTGCAAGACCCAAAGCATTTGGCCATATTGATTGCAGAAGTGCGGTGAAGAATGCAAAAGAAACAAGCAACAGAGATAGTACACATGCCTGCTCAGAGTTTTTTCAAGATACAgtattttctgattattttctGAGAATTGAGAGACTTTAATATCTTCTCCCTATGCTGCACATGcaaacatggtgaacaaacATGACTGCTTTGTGGCTACCGATCTGAAAGATGCACATTTCCACATTCCAACTGCTGTGAAACATACGATCGCTTTGCTTCCACATAAGTGGAGTGACATGCCAATAAAGGATCCCTCACTTCTAGTTCAAGTGTGTGCAAATCACACTAAAGCCCTTCACAACACTACGGCTTGTGTTTACTTCATTATCTAGAATGTTTGCTGCTGCTATGCTAACAGATTCAGTAGCAAGTGAAAAGACAGCGTTCCTGATTTCAGCCTCGATTCTGAATGCAGTCAGGGAACATGTGGCCACACATTGCCCATATGCAGACTTTCTGCATCCGGTAGAGATGTCAGAAGCAGCAACTGAGGAATGAGGAATACTGCATCTAATACCATATCAATGTTGCTCAGTGCTCATTAGCCATATCAGAGCATTATGCATGTGACAATTTGACAAGCATTTGTGTGTTCGCTGAGGCACTGGTCCTGTGCATGATTTCTCCCTGTGAAAAGGGAAGCAATAACACCAGACAGGGACTAGATGCAAAAATATGAAAGTGAAAGGAAGACAGAAATGAGTGGATGCACTCCTTCTGTCCCAAGTCTGCTTACATACCAGGCCATTGCTATCAGATTGAGGATGTGTTGTCTTGCAGCCGGCCTGTATCCAGAGAGCAAGACTATGATTTTATGCCACAAACACTGTTATGGATGACACTGTGCCATATCCTGCAGACCATGCAGTCAGTACAGTTTATGCCCCTCCTTGTTTAAACTGTTCGAACCCCACACCCTGAAATTATGGATCTGACCCCTGAAAGCAAACACAGGATGCTGACGAGGAGTCAGACATCAGCTTATAAGTTTGTGCACTCTGTCATTGCACCAGTTGTATGCAAAGACATGGAAATCTATTATATGCAAGGATATTGGAAGGGGAGGTCTTAacctggaatgagatgttcacaaatcacatatgggtgtgaaggtctAGTGTCCAAAAACATCATTAAATACCATTGCACATGCTATGACCACCTTGGGCAGCACTAAGAGCAGTATCATTGGCAGACTTTTGTGATGCAGCAACATGGAGTGCACAGACCATCTTCACCATTTTTTTGTGGTGAGTTTATATGACTCTTGTCTTCAAAACAGGAACAGTATATGACAGAATAATTCTTACCCTCCATAGGAAATAGCATCAGTACTGTGAGGTGATTCCTCAATAGATTACATGAATGGAATATTCATGTGTCTCGTCTGCAACCAAGATCAGCAAAAGCACTTATATAAACCAGTAACAAAACCTTGACTGATTCTTATCCTCAATAGGGAACagtattagggatgtcacgagaaccgatacttcggtaccaagtcggtatcaacattcttaaaacgtgactgtacttgttttttctgcagtagcatacATACCGTTGGTAACGATGGTACTGAGGtagcaattcttccggaactgaagggggcagcaaatacgtgtaagtgttttagtcggtccacaagtggtgaagaagaagaacgcctacaagcacacgggaaaaactacagaagacgGCGACAAGTTTAGCACCGCCCTGACTCATAGAGAGGAACGGTGGTAGAgtcaaatatgtaaatacttcGTATTCGACGCGGATGACCTCAAACATATAATCGATGCTCTGAAGTCGGTGTGCAACTCAtgctatcattcatttcaaacaaagtgaggaaacacctggaatttggcgaagcccctgaaagacggtcctatattatgtttgtttgaggcagctgcattgttgccgtgaaaccagctaacgttatgctccatgtaatgttagcgatagacAGGTATTTGTTAAcaacgctaacacattgcaatgttataaactacctcctaatgttccaccatgcatcgccattcagcccgtgtcctgtcagctaaatgtagcctaatgtcactaataattattcaaacgttcatgcttttaataaatctttttggcctgccgccatatcagtgaatttaaactaatgcttgcattcagagtataaggtgtgtgtgtgtgtttaggagtgcacacCTTCGCACTTGTAGCttacactgttttattagtcattgtcagacaatgtttgataactaaaatctctctctctctttttgccagaggaggatgtcctccaggatagttcaatttaatttatttttattttttttaaaaccacaccgtggtattgactttggtatcgagtatcatgtacttttggtggtatcggtaccgactactagatttttggtattgtgacatccctacaCAGTATTAATAGACTGAGTGACTCTCATTCTCTGAGTGGTCATCATTCCCCATAAAAATGTAGCAGCACTTATTATAAGCGCTTACTGTCCAGGGAATGTACTTCAGGAAATGTTGTGAACCCTTGTGACAACTTTGATATAACATCTCTACAAGTTCCAGAAGGAAACCAACCTGGTAATCTGAAACATAAGCAAGTGGAAAGGTAGCTGGCATATGCAGCTTAAGTGGAGGATCAGTAGGCCACCTGGATCACTCAGTCTGACGAAAGTAGTGAGAGGATGAGTAACTTATAGGCTGCATACATGAGGTCACAGTAATAAGGTAATGACTTTGACCTTAGTACTTGGCTAGAGAAAAAAGGATGCGAGAAAACTCTTGCTTTTTGTGTGAAAGCTGCTGTTTTGTGTAAGACATGTTTTTAGCTATGTattttttcctgtattttttATGACCTTCAGTTaaagaaaaatcattttaaagctttaaagtagtttttaaagaaaaaatataggATTGGTATCAATATCggctgatactcaaggtttcagtatctgTATCAGTATTGGTATCATGACATCTCTTTTGTTGCTTATCATTGTCATTCGTTGCTTATCCTTCTTACCCTGTCATGTAGTGCTATGCCTTCATCTTCCTCCATTAAAGGCCCAGAGTCAAAGAAGTGTTTAGACCTTTCTTCACGATTCTTCATGCCTGAAGTAGATGGCAAAATGGTTTTATGAGACTGCACATAGCAAAGCATTTTTGAAGTAGAGTATAAAAGTATTATTCTGTTTTGGAACCTACCACTTACGATCATACTAAAATCtctcatgagaaacattttgtttgtaataaagtacaaaagaaagctttcaaataaatgtcacctTTTAAGAGATAAAATTTTGTCTAAGTGTATTTAGTTTTAATCAAGCTATTTTGCCCTCTCTGCTAATAAAAACACTAGTGCAAGCTATATGCAGATCATTCAGTAAAAAATTTGTCTGTAActaatatcttcaataagaaaTCAATGCTGGATTCCAAATAACATTCTATTTTTCTACTAAAAATGTGACTGAAATACAGGAACAGCACAGGGGTACCAATGTATGATTTAGTAGGGTAAAATGTAGTTTCGGATGCACCCCAAGTATTCCTGCCTATGCTGATATTGTCGTCCCCTCAGGTTTACAGAAGTGTTATGAGAATATAAGACTCTTATACAAATAAGAGAGCCTAAAATGAAAGACGGCTCCGTAGAAGGAAAACTGAAGCAGCACTGACTGAATTGCTCTAACCCAAAATAAAAGTAAAGCAGGGGCGTCGAATTTAGTAGGGATGCTAGGGACATGTCCATACGAATATCTAGCGACTACTGAACAGTAATAATTTTGCtcaaacaattaaaatacatttataaataaccACTGTTGTCCGTCGGTGTCTTGtggttttattaaatgtttttatttaacctttaaccAGGAAAAGTCTCATTGAGATTAAGAAGCTCTTTTACAAGAGCGTCCTGGCCAAGACAGGCAACAGCACAATTTGTGTTACACAAACGGTTAACAGATCTCTTTCTCTACTACAAGTCCCACATCCCTAACCCATGTCGCTAATAGGATTGGCTTTGCCATTTCTTGCTACAGTATGAGAGGCTGTAGTTACATCTGGTTGTACGAAGTGCCAAAGCTCCATCAACTAGATGCGCATCATGAAGGCTACCGGTACGTGACGAAGACACCAACCTTATACTAAGAGTTCTGTTCTGTGCACGAAAATACAGGACAAATCAATTGCGTCTCATATTGACTCAGGGACAGTGTATTTTTTCAATGCGTGACAATCCCGTATTAACGGGATGAGTGGCAAGCCTAAAcgttagtttgtgtgtgtgtgtgtgtgtgtgtgtgtgtgtgtgtgtatacgttgACTTGTAAAGTAGCTCCTATTGCccacctttctttttttggccACCATCCTGATTCAGCATATCACCAAATTAGCCTAACTGCCAaactcacacacgcacgcacattaGGAGCTACTTTAAAACAAGTCAAAGTGTAaatcacttaaaatattttctcaatTTCTAATGTGAAGAGTCAacaataattgtaataataatacttaactAAGCCATAAATGTTTTTCCTCAATGTTCATGTGGCATGCATCAGAATGTGTTATTTTGTCAGGACAGGTCAGGTCACAGAAGCAGTCCTGCCAGGTAATATGTCAGACAGGCAGGTGGAGAGGCAGGGTCACAGGTGAGGTCAAACAATGACATGGTGATGTGTTAGTAGTGAGATTCAGTATTGTGACAAATGTTAGGCTGATGTGCTGTATGATTCACCCATGtgtgaatgaaatgaaagcttTGAATAGACACATGTTGTTGCCCCTTCCGGAATGCTTTTTTGTCACCACCAATATCAAAATCAAACCTACGCCCTTGACACATagaaagtgaagaaaaacacaccaaaacacatCTAGGCCACTAGCTTTCCTATGTTTGCACACTAGCTAAACAGTTTAGAGCATAAACTGACAAGTTTGCATTTATGAACCATtcgtatcgcttcataaaattgggaatAAACCattggagtcacatggattactgtTATggtgcctttatgaactttttggagcttgaaagttttggttactggactATAAgcggagggacagaaatctcccaggtttcattaaaaatgtcttcatttgtgttccgaagatgaacgaaagtcttacgggtttggaacgacatgtgGGTGAGGAATTGATGAcagattttcatttttgggtgaactctCTCTAAGTATTGAAGATTTATGTTAATGTGTGCATGCACACTTACGTTTCAGGTAACTGGACTGTGTGTGTCTAAAGTTGGTTGAGAGCTCCTGAAGGCTCTGAGCCAATGAGGAGATGACATTTCTGAGCAGCTTCCCCTCCTGTTCTGTACAGTGACCAGACCGAGACTGCAGCCCCACTATTGCACGCTGACAACGATGgaacatctacacacacacacacaaacaaacacacaaacacattatcgCACATAAGTGAATAAGAAATGTTTACTATCAGCTGTTTATAATTCTTAATCCAGAGAAACTGAAGTAAAAtggaatattaatattagttttCCATCAGCATGTTATATTAGAAATAGCTGAGCAGCGAATAGCTGGCAGAGACTTCATGCTCTAATAACTAAATTATGAACAAAATAATGAGAGCATTCTCTGTGATTAATCTGAAACAGCAAACTGGTTGATCattataaagaaaacaaaatgcctGAGTGCACAAATCCAAACAACTTCCATTTATCATGCTATATGAGATATATAAGAACTTCTTGATTAATGtccaaataaattatttatgctGAATTCATTTACTGCATTTGCTTATCACTCAAACTATCATTTGTGGAAACACAAAGCCATTGCAACCTCTGTGTAAGTGGGATTAAACCTGTGTGATTTCCTGTGTAGTGATCTCGATGGCATGCTCTTCCTTGGTGCTGTCATCCAGTGTCGGCCGGTTCATGTGTCTATCATGCAGACTTGCTAGCTCTTTCATTTTCTGCCGTATACGTATGATCTCATACTGAATCTGAGGGCAGAAAATGCCATAAATTAACTCCATTTTACCACATGTCTTCAAATCGCTTTCCACTGTATTCATCTGAAATATTCTTTGGTTGAGTACATGAGTAGACAGTATTTTACACTACCTCTTATTTTTACTTCAATTAAATCTACTCTGTAAGACATgccataacaataataaacaacataTTAAGGACTGTAGTCCTCGAAAAAGGGAATTGTGTACAGGGAACTTGAAATAATGTCCTGACGCAGGTGCACAATTATTGTGCATGCACACCAAAATACAGCAAGGCTAATACTGAAGGGCAGAACTTCAATTATTGCACAATAAGGACAAATGTTACTGAGTATTATAATTTGCATGGAATTCTATGTACAAGGAATTCTGGGAAAGAGAAAATATTATACTctcatttcacatttttgtttgtttagaaaaAGCTACTTTACCTCATCCACACCCTCTATCCATTTGGGTGATAGCCTTTTTGTAACACTGATGCCAGCCTCTGGATCCAAACTAATTCCAGACACCAGAGCCATTCGATCATCAACCAGCTATTAACAAAAGACATGGGAAGGGGAGTCAGTTTGTGATCTGAACAATCAATTTTAGTTCTGAAGTTTACTGTACTGTTTCTTAAACAATATCAAAATTACTCCTACTGAGAGGCAAAATGATGGAACGATACCTCATCATACTCCTAATTTGATTGACAGAGTGCAATAGAGTCCCATCCAATGAGATAAGAAAGAGAAAGTAGACAGGTGGGGACAGGTGGAGAAGTGACAGCAAATGAGTCCAATGCAAAAGAGATCG carries:
- the stx16 gene encoding syntaxin-16 isoform X1 — protein: MATRRLTDAFLLMRNNAIQNRQILAEQVSTYEPRRTLNTRSNAAEYDELVDDRMALVSGISLDPEAGISVTKRLSPKWIEGVDEIQYEIIRIRQKMKELASLHDRHMNRPTLDDSTKEEHAIEITTQEITQMFHRCQRAIVGLQSRSGHCTEQEGKLLRNVISSLAQSLQELSTNFRHTQSSYLKRMKNREERSKHFFDSGPLMEEDEGIALHDRGFTDDQLALVEQNTVMVEERERDIQQIVQSISDLNEIFRDLAGMVVEQGTVLDRIDFNVEQSCIKTEDGLKQLQKAEQYQKKNRKMLVILILFVIVIILILVLFMTKF
- the stx16 gene encoding syntaxin-16 isoform X2; translated protein: MATRRLTDAFLLMRNNAIQNRQILAEQVSTYEPRRTLNTRSNAALVDDRMALVSGISLDPEAGISVTKRLSPKWIEGVDEIQYEIIRIRQKMKELASLHDRHMNRPTLDDSTKEEHAIEITTQEITQMFHRCQRAIVGLQSRSGHCTEQEGKLLRNVISSLAQSLQELSTNFRHTQSSYLKRMKNREERSKHFFDSGPLMEEDEGIALHDRGFTDDQLALVEQNTVMVEERERDIQQIVQSISDLNEIFRDLAGMVVEQGTVLDRIDFNVEQSCIKTEDGLKQLQKAEQYQKKNRKMLVILILFVIVIILILVLFMTKF
- the stx16 gene encoding syntaxin-16 isoform X3, producing the protein MATRRLTDAFLLMRNNAIQNRQILAEQLVDDRMALVSGISLDPEAGISVTKRLSPKWIEGVDEIQYEIIRIRQKMKELASLHDRHMNRPTLDDSTKEEHAIEITTQEITQMFHRCQRAIVGLQSRSGHCTEQEGKLLRNVISSLAQSLQELSTNFRHTQSSYLKRMKNREERSKHFFDSGPLMEEDEGIALHDRGFTDDQLALVEQNTVMVEERERDIQQIVQSISDLNEIFRDLAGMVVEQGTVLDRIDFNVEQSCIKTEDGLKQLQKAEQYQKKNRKMLVILILFVIVIILILVLFMTKF